A single window of Longimicrobium sp. DNA harbors:
- a CDS encoding response regulator: MMSRPIEVLLVEDNPGDVRLTREALKEGKVSNNLHVAPDGVEALAFLRREGPHAGAVQPDLILLDLNLPRKGGREVLEEIKSDPALRHIPVVILTSSQAEQDIARAYDLHANCYISKPVDLDQFINVVRSIEDFWFTVVKLPTR, encoded by the coding sequence ATGATGTCCAGGCCGATCGAGGTCCTCCTGGTGGAGGACAACCCGGGCGACGTGCGGCTCACCCGCGAGGCGCTCAAGGAAGGGAAGGTCAGCAACAACCTCCACGTGGCGCCGGACGGCGTGGAGGCACTCGCCTTTCTGCGGCGCGAGGGGCCGCACGCCGGGGCGGTGCAGCCGGACCTGATCCTCCTGGACCTCAACCTCCCCCGCAAGGGAGGGCGCGAGGTGCTGGAGGAGATCAAGAGCGACCCCGCGCTGCGGCACATCCCGGTGGTGATCCTCACCAGCTCGCAGGCGGAGCAGGACATCGCGCGGGCGTACGACCTGCACGCCAACTGCTACATCTCCAAGCCCGTGGACCTCGACCAGTTCATCAACGTGGTGAGGTCGATCGAGGACTTCTGGTTCACTGTCGTCAAGCTGCCCACGCGATGA
- a CDS encoding hybrid sensor histidine kinase/response regulator, protein MIAAAPVSILLVEDNPGDARLLRETLREAEGFPFELSHALRLADAAAMFPRCAADVVLLDLSLPDAHGLDTVRRMLEVAPATPIIVLTGTDDERLALQAVHAGAQDYLTKGRVDGPLLARSIRYAIERNRLEQERAHLLRSEREARATAEAAAQARDEVLRVVSHDLGNYLGAASVNVAVLQRILPEGSEPMRERVAGIRDAVAQMQRLRQDLLDVASIEAGRLSVEPEPHDPATLLAEAAELFGPVAAEHGIELVLRPSEPLPAVRADRSRVLQVLGNLIGNAVKFTPRGGRITLAADAGAETVRLSVRDTGTGIPPEHLPHVFDRFWKVREGNRHGAGLGLAIARGIIEAHGGEIQVESTLGTGTTFTLTLPLA, encoded by the coding sequence ATGATCGCCGCGGCGCCCGTCTCCATCCTGCTGGTGGAGGACAACCCCGGCGACGCGCGGCTCCTGCGCGAGACGCTGCGCGAGGCGGAGGGCTTTCCCTTCGAGCTGAGCCACGCCCTGCGGCTGGCGGACGCGGCGGCCATGTTCCCGCGGTGCGCCGCCGACGTCGTCCTGCTCGACCTATCGCTCCCCGACGCCCACGGGCTGGACACCGTGCGGCGGATGCTGGAGGTGGCGCCCGCGACCCCCATCATCGTGCTCACGGGCACGGACGACGAGCGCCTCGCCCTGCAGGCGGTGCACGCGGGAGCGCAGGACTACCTCACCAAGGGCCGGGTGGACGGCCCGCTGCTCGCCCGCTCCATCCGCTACGCCATCGAGCGCAACCGGCTGGAGCAGGAGCGCGCGCACCTCCTGCGCAGCGAGCGGGAGGCCCGCGCCACCGCCGAAGCCGCCGCGCAGGCCCGCGACGAGGTGCTCCGCGTGGTCTCGCACGACCTGGGGAACTACCTGGGCGCCGCGTCCGTGAACGTCGCCGTGCTCCAGCGCATCCTGCCGGAGGGGAGCGAGCCGATGCGCGAGCGGGTGGCGGGGATCCGCGACGCGGTGGCGCAGATGCAGCGCCTGCGGCAGGACCTGCTGGACGTGGCGAGCATCGAGGCGGGGCGCCTCTCGGTGGAGCCGGAGCCGCACGACCCCGCCACCCTCCTTGCCGAGGCGGCGGAGCTGTTCGGCCCCGTCGCGGCGGAGCACGGCATTGAGCTCGTCCTGCGCCCATCGGAGCCGCTCCCCGCCGTCCGCGCGGACCGTTCGCGCGTGCTGCAGGTGCTCGGCAACCTGATCGGCAACGCCGTCAAGTTCACCCCCCGTGGCGGCCGCATCACGCTGGCGGCGGATGCGGGCGCGGAGACCGTCCGCCTCTCCGTCCGCGACACCGGCACCGGGATTCCGCCCGAGCACCTCCCCCACGTCTTCGACCGCTTCTGGAAGGTGCGCGAGGGGAACCGCCATGGCGCCGGGCTGGGCCTCGCCATCGCGCGCGGCATCATCGAAGCCCACGGCGGCGAGATCCAGGTGGAGAGCACGCTCGGCACGGGAACCACGTTCACGCTTACCCTGCCGCTCGCCTGA
- a CDS encoding DUF3108 domain-containing protein, which yields MYRSLRRLIPAALAMAATLASPPLPAKPVAAQGTRALPFAPGDQCVYRGSGVLGRIGTGVMAVEGPEQVDGRSVYLLRFDFRGRVGPASVEDHTRSWFDPAELASVRYTKRERTPISSRAQDVRMDWAARRWSSAPEGGGAMSTALPLDELSFLYFIRTLPLDDGDVYTLARHYEAGRNPVVIRVLGRGPIRVPAGQFTAIEVVMRVKDPARYGGEGVIHLHLTDDARRIPLRIESAVPRAGRMVLSLETGRGGCAVSGGR from the coding sequence ATGTACCGATCTCTCCGCAGGCTCATCCCCGCAGCGCTCGCGATGGCGGCGACGCTCGCCTCGCCGCCGCTTCCCGCAAAGCCGGTGGCCGCGCAGGGCACCCGCGCGCTCCCGTTTGCGCCGGGCGACCAGTGCGTGTACCGGGGGAGCGGAGTGCTTGGCCGCATCGGGACGGGGGTGATGGCGGTGGAGGGGCCCGAGCAGGTGGATGGCCGCTCCGTCTACCTCCTTCGCTTCGACTTCCGGGGGCGCGTGGGACCCGCTTCGGTGGAGGATCACACCCGCTCCTGGTTCGACCCGGCCGAGCTCGCGTCGGTCCGATACACGAAGCGGGAGCGCACCCCCATCTCCTCGCGCGCGCAGGACGTGCGCATGGACTGGGCGGCGCGGCGCTGGAGCTCGGCGCCAGAAGGAGGCGGCGCGATGTCGACGGCCCTGCCCCTGGACGAGCTCTCCTTCCTCTACTTCATCCGCACGCTCCCCCTCGACGACGGCGACGTCTACACGCTGGCGCGCCACTACGAAGCGGGGCGCAATCCCGTCGTGATACGCGTTCTAGGACGCGGCCCGATCCGGGTTCCCGCCGGCCAGTTCACCGCCATCGAGGTGGTGATGCGCGTCAAGGACCCGGCGCGCTACGGGGGCGAGGGCGTGATCCATCTCCACCTGACCGACGACGCGCGCCGAATCCCGCTCCGCATCGAGTCCGCCGTGCCCCGCGCCGGGCGAATGGTGTTGTCGCTGGAAACGGGCCGTGGCGGGTGCGCGGTGAGCGGCGGGCGCTGA
- a CDS encoding BON domain-containing protein — translation MTTPALHQPTARRLLGAQLPVRVALLAPGVSDDEIAAAARRALATNPCIPCERVRVDVRDGRITLEGEVEWLYQCFDAYDAVCRVKQAAGCTNHISVVPGGHAG, via the coding sequence ATGACCACCCCAGCCCTTCACCAGCCCACCGCCCGCAGACTGCTCGGTGCCCAGCTCCCGGTCCGCGTGGCTCTCCTTGCACCCGGGGTGTCCGACGACGAGATCGCCGCCGCCGCACGCCGCGCCCTCGCCACGAACCCCTGCATCCCCTGCGAGCGAGTACGTGTGGACGTGCGCGACGGCCGCATCACGCTGGAAGGCGAAGTCGAGTGGCTCTACCAGTGCTTCGATGCGTACGACGCGGTGTGCCGAGTGAAGCAAGCCGCGGGATGCACCAACCACATCAGCGTGGTGCCGGGCGGGCATGCCGGCTGA
- a CDS encoding YceI family protein, with amino-acid sequence MRKKLILGAMLAGPALIAAGMLPTLSFQPQSRVWVEGTSTVRGYRCESTSVTGTAQASSAELADLASVPRAEVTIPVASLDCRNATMNGHMRRALKAEQSPTIRLRASSVRVTAGTARISGDLTIAGQTRPVTIDGTVTSEDGKVRVRGTERLVMTDFGVQPPSLMMGTMKVAAPVTIGFDVVLKP; translated from the coding sequence ATGCGCAAGAAACTCATCCTGGGCGCGATGCTCGCCGGCCCCGCCTTGATCGCCGCCGGAATGCTCCCCACGCTCTCCTTTCAGCCGCAGAGCCGGGTGTGGGTCGAAGGCACCTCCACCGTACGCGGCTACCGCTGCGAGAGCACGAGCGTGACCGGCACCGCGCAGGCCTCCTCGGCCGAGCTGGCCGACCTGGCCTCCGTGCCGCGCGCCGAGGTCACCATCCCGGTCGCATCGCTCGACTGCCGCAACGCGACGATGAACGGCCACATGCGCAGGGCGCTGAAGGCCGAGCAGAGCCCCACGATCCGGCTGCGCGCCAGCAGCGTCCGCGTGACCGCCGGCACCGCCCGGATCAGCGGCGACCTCACCATCGCCGGGCAGACGCGCCCCGTCACCATCGACGGCACCGTGACCAGCGAGGACGGCAAGGTGCGGGTGCGCGGAACGGAGCGGCTGGTGATGACCGACTTCGGCGTGCAGCCGCCCAGCCTGATGATGGGGACGATGAAGGTGGCCGCGCCCGTGACGATCGGCTTTGACGTGGTGCTGAAGCCCTGA